In one uncultured Methanoregula sp. genomic region, the following are encoded:
- the cfbC gene encoding Ni-sirohydrochlorin a,c-diamide reductive cyclase ATP-dependent reductase subunit: MKQIALYGKGGIGKSTTSANLSAALSLMGLDILQIGCDPKRDSTRMLMHGNFIPTVMDLVRTRGDAAISLPDIVFSGFNGVRCVEAGGPEPGVGCAGRGIIATFQLLEKFGDLKGDVIVYDVLGDVVCGGFAMPMREGYAQEIYLVTSGELMSLYAANNICKAIKRLASRAKSKCRLAGVICNAKGEPREEELVREFAGRVNSSLVEYIPRDRVVQLAELNKKTVLEYDPASNQAACYRSLATHIMENTSLTIPTPLEIDDLEHLAYRYI, from the coding sequence ATGAAGCAGATCGCCCTGTATGGCAAGGGTGGAATCGGAAAATCCACCACATCAGCCAACCTCTCGGCAGCACTCTCCTTGATGGGTCTTGATATCCTGCAGATAGGATGCGATCCCAAGCGGGACAGCACACGGATGCTGATGCATGGAAATTTCATCCCTACCGTTATGGATCTGGTCCGTACCAGGGGCGATGCTGCAATCTCCCTTCCGGATATCGTTTTCTCTGGTTTCAACGGGGTGCGATGCGTGGAAGCAGGGGGGCCTGAGCCCGGGGTCGGGTGTGCAGGGAGGGGGATCATCGCGACCTTCCAGCTCCTTGAGAAATTCGGCGACCTTAAAGGCGATGTGATAGTGTACGATGTGCTCGGCGACGTTGTCTGCGGGGGGTTTGCCATGCCCATGCGTGAAGGGTACGCACAGGAAATTTACCTTGTAACGTCCGGTGAACTGATGTCGCTGTATGCCGCAAACAACATCTGTAAAGCCATCAAACGGCTTGCATCCCGGGCCAAGAGCAAGTGCCGTCTTGCCGGCGTTATCTGTAATGCGAAAGGCGAGCCCCGCGAGGAGGAGCTGGTACGCGAATTTGCCGGACGGGTGAACAGTTCACTTGTCGAGTATATTCCCCGCGACCGTGTAGTCCAGCTGGCCGAACTGAACAAGAAGACCGTGCTCGAATACGACCCGGCTTCAAACCAAGCCGCATGCTACCGCTCGCTTGCCACCCATATCATGGAGAACACCAGCCTCACGATCCCCACCCCCCTTGAGATTGATGACCTCGAACACCTCGCCTACCGATACATCTAG
- a CDS encoding nitrogenase component 1, translating to MTSNTSPTDTSRFRGCTLTGALSVTTHVRDAVSVIHGPKGCSHHNVSLLHATGLENPRIPLPDLISTALSETDIIFGGEESLKRTLEAATGRDVRAVFVLSTCIIDTIGDDVHGVCGGDFRIPVIPVPTAGFLGGTFQNGVNNALIAIAGTVPPCRKDTGINIIGERNLEYEVEENYREIHRILTNLGLAINIRFVHTSSLDQISFLGAGRLNILREPGLIPVGEYLRERFGTPYIASFPMGLSGTLSFIETVSHACGINGKAVAEEERFLQEEILDEFSDIRDTPVVFDQTPTDPESVLAAEEAAGMLQLKIGSHKDSHPLPAAPSVGTHGVRRMLHRWRRAIHA from the coding sequence ATGACCTCGAACACCTCGCCTACCGATACATCTAGGTTCCGGGGCTGCACTCTCACGGGAGCGCTCTCGGTAACTACGCACGTCCGTGATGCGGTGAGCGTGATTCACGGGCCGAAGGGATGCAGCCATCATAACGTCTCCCTGCTGCACGCCACGGGACTGGAGAACCCGCGCATTCCCCTTCCCGATCTTATCTCGACCGCCCTCTCGGAGACTGATATCATCTTTGGAGGTGAAGAATCACTTAAAAGGACCCTTGAAGCTGCCACCGGGCGGGATGTGCGGGCTGTCTTTGTACTCTCCACCTGCATTATCGATACGATCGGCGACGATGTGCATGGCGTCTGCGGCGGGGATTTCCGGATTCCGGTTATTCCGGTCCCGACTGCCGGTTTTCTCGGGGGTACATTCCAGAACGGGGTAAATAATGCCCTCATCGCCATCGCGGGCACGGTCCCCCCCTGCAGGAAAGATACGGGAATAAACATCATCGGCGAGCGGAACCTTGAGTACGAAGTCGAGGAGAATTACCGGGAGATCCACCGGATCCTTACCAATCTCGGTCTTGCAATCAACATCCGGTTCGTGCATACCTCGTCCCTGGACCAGATCTCCTTCCTTGGAGCCGGCCGTCTCAATATCCTCCGGGAACCCGGGCTGATTCCCGTTGGAGAATACTTAAGAGAACGTTTTGGCACTCCCTATATCGCATCGTTCCCCATGGGGCTCTCGGGAACGCTCTCTTTTATCGAAACGGTTTCCCATGCATGCGGGATCAACGGAAAAGCCGTTGCGGAGGAGGAACGGTTCCTGCAGGAGGAGATCCTGGATGAGTTCTCTGATATACGGGACACACCTGTTGTCTTCGATCAGACGCCCACCGATCCGGAGAGTGTCCTCGCAGCAGAGGAAGCGGCCGGGATGCTGCAGCTGAAGATCGGCTCTCATAAAGACAGCCATCCCCTGCCTGCTGCGCCATCAGTCGGCACACACGGGGTCCGGCGTATGCTCCACCGCTGGAGGCGGGCGATTCATGCCTGA
- a CDS encoding nitrogenase component 1: MPECTNPLWPCAMTGAAACLAGFEGISVVIHGSSGCYYYPATLLHAPLHGTFILEHEIIFGSEERLLEVVGGLSGERKKIAVITTCVPAVLGEDIRSMLEKYDVIFVDSPGFSGDVEIGYRKAVAALPCRVDPDIPGVNLDGVCLFDPYASGNVQELHRLLRQSSIPVATVFCQDRFDRIAASAGYTVGTNDDFASGIGKYCGGTLGLEAIRATFGRLADLFSDADISPVLTETDVQEERIIRVCDKYLQRYDPPSVVIAAGYSYGLFAARVLRQYLDADIRCICSRNPPQESRFVSEHVTDMGRVNELIRSHDPDLVIGSSFERSLCPGRAFAMVTPPMRGEIRLSPRPLAGINGTLSFVDQVLNAVLDTRPD; the protein is encoded by the coding sequence ATGCCTGAATGCACGAACCCGCTCTGGCCCTGTGCAATGACCGGAGCCGCTGCCTGTCTTGCCGGATTCGAGGGTATCAGCGTAGTCATCCACGGATCGAGCGGCTGTTACTATTATCCTGCAACCCTCCTCCATGCCCCCCTTCATGGCACCTTTATTCTCGAACACGAGATAATATTCGGATCGGAAGAGCGGCTCCTGGAAGTGGTTGGCGGGCTTTCCGGTGAAAGAAAAAAGATTGCCGTCATCACCACCTGTGTCCCGGCGGTTCTTGGCGAGGATATACGTTCGATGCTGGAGAAATACGATGTTATCTTCGTAGACAGCCCGGGTTTTTCCGGGGATGTGGAGATTGGATACCGGAAGGCAGTTGCCGCCCTGCCATGCCGGGTCGATCCGGATATCCCGGGGGTTAATTTAGATGGGGTCTGCCTCTTCGACCCATACGCTTCCGGCAATGTCCAGGAACTGCACCGTCTCCTCCGGCAATCCTCGATCCCGGTGGCTACCGTATTCTGCCAGGACAGGTTTGATCGGATCGCTGCGTCTGCCGGATATACGGTCGGGACAAACGACGATTTTGCCAGCGGGATCGGCAAATACTGTGGCGGGACCCTGGGCCTGGAGGCGATCAGGGCAACGTTTGGCCGCCTTGCGGACCTGTTCAGTGATGCGGATATCTCCCCCGTGCTTACAGAGACCGATGTTCAGGAGGAGCGGATTATCCGGGTGTGCGATAAATATCTTCAGCGCTATGATCCCCCGTCGGTTGTGATCGCAGCAGGATATTCGTATGGCCTGTTTGCAGCCCGGGTTCTCCGGCAGTATCTTGATGCAGATATCCGCTGTATCTGCTCCAGGAATCCCCCGCAGGAGAGCCGGTTTGTCTCAGAACATGTTACTGACATGGGGCGGGTAAATGAGCTTATCAGATCCCACGACCCGGATCTCGTCATCGGGTCATCCTTTGAACGGTCACTCTGCCCGGGCCGGGCGTTCGCCATGGTAACACCCCCCATGAGGGGAGAGATCCGGCTTTCACCCCGTCCCCTGGCGGGAATCAATGGCACCCTCTCCTTTGTCGATCAGGTGCTCAACGCCGTGCTGGACACCCGTCCCGACTGA
- a CDS encoding archaellin/type IV pilin N-terminal domain-containing protein codes for MVNTGNRNEHAFTGLEAAIVLIAFVTVAAVFAYVVIGAGFFTTQKSQEVIHTGIGQASSALMLAGSVYGVGTPGSTIDMVNFSISVASGGTPIDIEKVVITYSDKTHLEKLAPVPGYFSSSTTPGTWAITERQNERGISDNVLDKGELFSISAHPTTGIGKDTEFSIEVAPAGGATMQILRTAPSAIYAVNQFY; via the coding sequence ATGGTTAATACGGGCAACAGAAACGAACATGCATTTACAGGACTTGAAGCCGCAATCGTCCTGATTGCATTTGTCACTGTTGCAGCCGTCTTTGCTTACGTAGTGATCGGCGCTGGTTTCTTCACTACCCAGAAAAGCCAGGAGGTGATCCATACAGGTATCGGGCAGGCCAGTTCGGCCCTGATGCTGGCAGGGAGCGTGTATGGTGTCGGTACACCGGGAAGCACCATTGATATGGTCAATTTCAGCATCAGCGTAGCCTCAGGGGGGACACCCATCGACATAGAAAAAGTGGTGATCACCTACAGTGATAAAACTCACCTGGAGAAACTTGCACCCGTGCCGGGATATTTCAGTTCTTCCACAACACCGGGAACATGGGCAATTACGGAACGCCAGAATGAACGCGGGATTTCTGATAACGTGCTGGATAAAGGCGAACTGTTCTCAATCAGTGCTCATCCTACAACCGGCATCGGGAAAGATACCGAGTTCTCGATCGAAGTTGCACCCGCCGGGGGGGCCACGATGCAGATCCTCCGCACGGCCCCGTCTGCCATTTACGCGGTGAACCAGTTCTATTAA
- a CDS encoding PAS domain-containing protein, with protein MIMDATENHYRDIVECQQDFLVKFSQEGRLLFVNSAYCEALGKSPEELVGSVFMPVTDERYADVVATQMTKLFRPPFACVVEQWIQTRKGMRCISWSARSILDKDKNVCSIVAAGRDVTSNKNEQKSLRKRDEELLLVLESGSQMYYSHTPDHCMAYVSPRIRTLLGCRSGEGKRVWTDFLTDNPANAAGLERTLRAITSGRREPPYRLEMVTGRGKQVWVEANEIPVVRNGKTVAIAGYLVDVTEKMHVEEGTAEAEVLFRGVREKEPETGSRSPFSAIRSIFSRDKAVEEEKSDLPDSPAKQH; from the coding sequence ATGATAATGGATGCCACGGAGAATCATTACAGGGATATTGTCGAGTGCCAGCAGGATTTTTTAGTCAAATTCAGCCAGGAGGGACGTCTTCTTTTCGTCAATTCTGCATACTGCGAAGCCCTTGGAAAATCCCCCGAGGAACTTGTCGGCAGCGTCTTCATGCCGGTGACCGATGAGCGGTATGCCGATGTCGTGGCCACCCAGATGACAAAGCTCTTCCGCCCTCCATTTGCCTGTGTCGTTGAACAGTGGATCCAGACCCGGAAGGGCATGCGATGCATCAGCTGGTCGGCCAGGTCAATACTTGACAAAGACAAAAATGTCTGTTCGATCGTTGCTGCCGGGCGGGATGTTACATCAAATAAGAACGAACAGAAGTCCCTGCGGAAACGGGACGAGGAACTCCTCCTCGTCCTGGAGAGCGGGAGCCAGATGTACTACTCCCATACCCCCGATCATTGTATGGCGTATGTCAGCCCGCGGATTCGCACCCTGCTTGGGTGCCGGTCGGGCGAGGGAAAGCGGGTATGGACGGATTTTCTTACTGATAATCCGGCGAACGCTGCAGGTCTCGAACGTACGCTCCGGGCCATAACCTCGGGCAGGCGCGAGCCCCCCTACCGTCTGGAGATGGTAACCGGCAGAGGGAAGCAGGTCTGGGTTGAAGCAAATGAGATCCCGGTAGTCAGGAACGGCAAGACGGTGGCGATCGCGGGATACCTTGTGGATGTCACTGAAAAGATGCACGTCGAGGAAGGAACTGCCGAGGCCGAGGTCCTCTTCCGGGGGGTACGCGAGAAAGAACCGGAAACCGGAAGCCGCTCTCCGTTCAGTGCAATCCGTTCGATCTTCTCCCGGGATAAGGCAGTTGAGGAAGAGAAAAGCGACCTGCCCGACAGTCCCGCAAAACAACATTGA
- a CDS encoding metallophosphoesterase, with protein MVIASVSRLLFLAALISCVLLPASAQSGENPVTYSIVHLSDTQNLATYYPGTYNLTFSTLESQKVKYNISAVIITGDLVNSWNKKNEWNTYARARNLTSIPVYVIAGNHDTDYGKNYQYYTLYTGETNTSYVTSVGDFDLVGINYAEKSLSSKELSRIRAALVNSTRGNTIIATHYYMDKTGKVSPLGRDIDKNLIVKPSLILMGHLHADFVQQRNISGFPVVEDMTNYQNGVPGGNGDKNYSAGTLYSVTSVNGQVTTITAQVIHIYPSPSMGKEKIVFEQGLPVPSLNETISVLTPSGECSAQDLSCGLRALIKPGWSFFRSLIQD; from the coding sequence ATGGTGATCGCTTCAGTATCCCGTCTGCTCTTTCTGGCCGCGCTCATATCCTGTGTCCTCCTTCCGGCTTCTGCCCAGTCCGGGGAAAATCCTGTCACCTACTCGATCGTCCATCTTTCGGATACCCAGAACCTTGCCACGTACTACCCGGGTACCTATAACCTGACATTCTCCACTCTCGAATCCCAAAAAGTGAAGTATAATATTTCAGCAGTCATCATCACCGGTGATCTGGTAAATTCATGGAATAAGAAGAATGAATGGAATACCTATGCCCGTGCTCGGAACCTGACTTCAATTCCTGTCTACGTGATCGCCGGCAACCATGATACAGACTATGGAAAAAATTATCAGTATTATACCCTGTATACAGGCGAAACGAACACGAGTTACGTGACCTCTGTCGGGGATTTTGATCTCGTGGGAATCAATTATGCGGAGAAATCCCTCTCTTCAAAAGAACTCTCCCGTATCCGGGCAGCTCTTGTCAACAGCACCCGCGGAAATACCATCATCGCCACCCATTATTACATGGATAAGACCGGAAAGGTATCCCCGCTTGGACGGGACATCGATAAGAACCTGATCGTGAAACCCAGTCTCATTCTCATGGGCCATTTGCATGCCGATTTTGTACAACAGCGAAATATCAGCGGGTTTCCGGTTGTTGAGGATATGACCAACTACCAGAACGGCGTGCCGGGCGGGAACGGGGATAAGAATTATTCTGCAGGCACTCTTTATTCCGTGACATCTGTCAACGGCCAGGTAACAACAATCACGGCGCAGGTTATCCATATCTACCCCTCGCCGTCCATGGGTAAGGAAAAGATTGTTTTTGAACAGGGCCTGCCGGTCCCCTCCCTCAATGAAACCATATCAGTTCTTACCCCTTCAGGGGAATGCAGTGCACAGGATCTGTCCTGCGGACTGCGTGCCCTCATTAAACCGGGCTGGTCATTTTTCCGGTCTTTGATCCAGGATTAG
- a CDS encoding PEGA domain-containing protein → MRFCKNCGAALGEDKAHEEIPAGPAPEPSEKAGRKRLYLLIAAVCVIFIVAGLGYLFSQTSLSISSDPAGAGVYLDSEFRGVTPCVIHTLLPGEYQLEFRHDGYPPWQKNITVTLGRAESISADLSDNLIPDVKVACLSAETIQNTTGATDCIYKKGEAVSISGTAVRPHPKENPAITVSVYAQGTTTPLKTQSVAILSDNTYNFTFDGTTLPSGNYRLVASLPSGQKSAAVFTIESQEDTNIRILRQIVEDYHKIHTYSMDDYFICADMALDVWNIVDTRGMRAVLATGNIKDPNADWKEYNHAWVLVEAAPLQWVALETTGGYLVYKNNNPNYYRGMFFVNPKDLKTNMDLRRDYNNEIERSATIVSQYNAKASEYNAELEAYRSLERSYNTKYAGQNLTASEYQEALSMRNTLETESQKLIQSKAELDQMTITYNNEKQIMDNITTQISALAAKGANLMNS, encoded by the coding sequence ATGCGGTTCTGTAAAAACTGCGGAGCTGCATTAGGCGAGGACAAAGCACATGAGGAGATACCAGCCGGGCCGGCGCCGGAACCATCAGAAAAGGCCGGCCGTAAAAGACTGTACCTGCTTATTGCAGCAGTATGCGTGATTTTCATTGTTGCCGGCCTTGGATATCTCTTCTCACAGACATCCCTTTCCATCTCGTCCGATCCCGCTGGAGCAGGGGTGTACCTGGATTCAGAATTCCGGGGAGTAACCCCATGCGTGATTCATACACTCCTCCCGGGGGAATATCAGCTGGAATTCCGTCACGACGGGTACCCTCCCTGGCAGAAGAATATCACCGTCACGCTTGGCAGGGCCGAAAGTATCAGTGCCGACTTATCCGATAACCTCATCCCTGATGTAAAGGTTGCGTGCCTTTCGGCCGAGACAATACAAAACACCACCGGAGCAACTGACTGTATCTATAAAAAAGGCGAGGCAGTTTCCATCTCCGGTACAGCCGTCAGGCCCCATCCAAAAGAGAATCCTGCGATAACAGTCTCTGTCTATGCGCAGGGCACAACCACCCCCCTCAAAACGCAATCGGTGGCCATCCTTTCGGATAACACATATAATTTTACTTTCGATGGCACAACATTACCGTCAGGAAATTACCGTCTTGTCGCATCGCTTCCCTCCGGCCAGAAATCAGCGGCGGTATTTACTATCGAAAGCCAGGAAGACACCAATATCCGCATTTTACGACAGATAGTGGAGGATTACCATAAAATCCATACCTACAGCATGGATGATTATTTTATCTGCGCAGATATGGCGCTGGATGTCTGGAACATTGTGGATACCCGGGGAATGCGGGCAGTGCTGGCTACAGGAAATATCAAGGACCCGAATGCAGACTGGAAAGAATACAATCATGCCTGGGTGCTCGTGGAAGCAGCCCCGCTGCAATGGGTTGCCCTGGAGACCACGGGCGGTTATCTTGTGTATAAAAATAACAATCCCAATTATTATCGCGGCATGTTCTTTGTGAATCCCAAAGACCTGAAAACAAACATGGATCTCCGGCGTGACTATAACAACGAGATCGAACGATCTGCAACGATTGTCAGCCAGTACAATGCAAAAGCGAGTGAATACAATGCCGAGCTGGAGGCTTACCGTTCCCTTGAAAGATCCTATAATACAAAATATGCAGGCCAGAACCTGACCGCCTCCGAATACCAGGAAGCATTGAGTATGAGAAACACCCTTGAGACCGAGTCGCAAAAACTGATCCAGTCAAAAGCTGAACTTGATCAGATGACCATCACCTACAATAATGAAAAACAGATTATGGACAACATTACCACCCAGATATCAGCGCTGGCAGCAAAAGGTGCAAATCTCATGAACTCCTGA
- a CDS encoding TMEM175 family protein, whose product MEEKNEAGEEMHLTKGRLEALSDGIFAFAMTLLVIGMNLPDKATLVQSNQFALQFLLSLYSDFFHYVLAFLILGAFWLSQHQQFHSVRVPDKIFIWINLVTLMFVALLPFSTSFSGDFPHASMGAIVFEANLFIIGMGMTCQWWYGTKGSRLTEPTVKPAYVHRVLMGNLVVPAVSLIAILIALTGSLWSTALYITLPFVDYAVHRHFRNR is encoded by the coding sequence ATGGAAGAAAAGAATGAAGCGGGTGAGGAGATGCACCTCACCAAGGGAAGGCTGGAAGCGCTTTCGGACGGTATTTTTGCGTTCGCGATGACGCTCCTTGTCATCGGGATGAACCTGCCCGACAAGGCAACTCTTGTGCAGTCGAATCAATTTGCATTACAGTTTCTTCTCTCCCTCTATTCCGATTTCTTCCATTACGTCCTTGCATTCCTGATTCTCGGGGCATTCTGGCTCAGCCAGCACCAGCAGTTCCATTCCGTGCGGGTTCCCGATAAGATATTTATCTGGATCAATCTCGTGACACTCATGTTTGTTGCCCTCCTCCCCTTTTCCACCTCCTTTTCCGGGGATTTTCCTCATGCTTCCATGGGTGCTATTGTGTTTGAGGCAAATCTCTTTATTATCGGTATGGGCATGACCTGCCAGTGGTGGTATGGGACAAAAGGCAGCCGGCTGACCGAGCCCACGGTTAAACCCGCATATGTCCACAGGGTTCTTATGGGGAATCTTGTTGTCCCCGCGGTTTCCTTAATAGCCATTCTTATCGCGCTGACAGGATCCTTGTGGAGCACGGCACTTTACATAACGCTTCCCTTTGTAGATTACGCAGTTCACCGGCATTTCAGGAACAGATAA
- a CDS encoding isocitrate/isopropylmalate dehydrogenase family protein — translation MYKIASIGGDGIGPEIVAEGKKVLEAAGEKYNFDIQWTDFDIGADRYLATGNLLTEDDLKELGKFKAIYFGSIGDERVKPGILEKGILLALRFHFDQYVNLRPIKLLHGVETPLAGKGPKDIDFVVVRENTEDFYVGIGSRFKKHQKIELDVIRDIYSVKFGLDVTSDAEEIAYQIGVITREGSRRVQTYAFDLAMQRKKKLTSVDKANVLSDVYGLWRDVFTETAKKYPDIKTEFNFVDAVTMWFVKNPEWFDVVVTPNMFGDIITDLGAMIQGGLGLAPGGNINPKGTSMFEPIHGSAPKYKGMDVANPIATIWAGSLLLDHLGEHKAAGAVVKAIERSIKDGVVTKDLGGTAGTAKAGSYIAECIRKGR, via the coding sequence ATGTACAAAATAGCGTCAATTGGCGGGGACGGGATCGGCCCGGAGATCGTAGCCGAGGGAAAGAAGGTACTCGAAGCTGCAGGGGAGAAGTATAACTTTGACATCCAGTGGACGGATTTCGATATCGGGGCCGACCGCTACCTTGCAACGGGAAACCTGCTTACCGAGGACGACCTGAAAGAACTGGGAAAATTCAAGGCGATCTACTTTGGTTCTATCGGAGATGAACGTGTCAAACCCGGTATACTGGAGAAGGGCATTCTCCTTGCCCTCCGCTTCCATTTCGACCAGTATGTCAATCTCCGGCCGATAAAACTCCTGCACGGGGTTGAAACCCCACTTGCCGGGAAAGGGCCAAAAGACATCGACTTCGTGGTAGTCCGCGAGAACACCGAGGACTTCTATGTTGGTATCGGCTCGCGCTTCAAGAAGCACCAGAAGATCGAGCTCGATGTGATCCGCGACATCTACAGTGTCAAGTTCGGCCTCGATGTAACGAGCGATGCAGAGGAGATCGCTTACCAGATAGGTGTCATCACCCGCGAAGGTTCCCGCCGGGTCCAGACCTATGCGTTCGACCTTGCAATGCAGAGGAAGAAGAAACTCACCTCGGTGGACAAGGCAAATGTCCTCTCCGACGTGTATGGCCTCTGGCGGGACGTGTTCACCGAGACCGCAAAGAAATACCCGGATATCAAAACCGAGTTTAACTTCGTGGATGCTGTCACCATGTGGTTTGTCAAGAACCCCGAGTGGTTCGATGTCGTGGTCACGCCCAACATGTTCGGCGACATCATCACCGACCTCGGCGCCATGATCCAGGGCGGACTCGGGCTTGCCCCGGGCGGCAACATCAACCCGAAGGGCACCTCGATGTTCGAGCCGATCCACGGGTCTGCACCGAAGTACAAGGGAATGGACGTGGCAAACCCCATTGCAACCATCTGGGCCGGCTCGCTCCTTCTCGATCATCTCGGAGAGCACAAGGCTGCCGGTGCGGTTGTCAAAGCGATCGAGAGGAGCATCAAAGATGGCGTTGTTACCAAGGACCTCGGCGGGACCGCAGGAACGGCAAAAGCCGGCTCGTATATTGCTGAATGCATCCGTAAGGGACGATAA
- a CDS encoding 3-isopropylmalate dehydratase small subunit → MASKKAVPVKKIILEKTPVSANGRIWKFGDNIDTDAIIPGRFLTINNPDELAKHAFEGTRDEFAKKVKEGDVIVGGRNFGCGSSREHAPLALIGAGVRVVVARSFARIFFRNSVNVGVLPVVCPDADKIADGEKIILNLRDGYIEVDNKKFVIEPVPVFMQGIIDAGGLVEYAKNLREIPVCTK, encoded by the coding sequence ATGGCATCAAAGAAAGCAGTGCCGGTAAAAAAGATAATATTGGAAAAGACTCCTGTATCAGCGAACGGGCGGATCTGGAAGTTCGGCGACAACATCGATACCGACGCCATTATTCCGGGGCGGTTCCTCACCATCAATAACCCGGATGAACTTGCAAAGCACGCATTTGAAGGTACCAGGGATGAATTTGCAAAAAAGGTTAAGGAAGGAGACGTGATCGTGGGAGGCCGGAACTTCGGTTGCGGCTCCTCCCGGGAACACGCCCCGCTCGCCCTCATTGGTGCAGGTGTCAGGGTCGTTGTTGCACGATCGTTTGCCCGGATTTTTTTCCGGAATTCGGTAAATGTGGGCGTGCTTCCCGTGGTCTGTCCGGATGCAGATAAGATCGCCGACGGGGAAAAGATAATCCTGAATCTCAGGGACGGTTATATCGAGGTAGACAACAAAAAGTTTGTAATCGAGCCGGTACCGGTGTTCATGCAGGGAATTATTGATGCCGGCGGGCTCGTGGAATACGCGAAGAATCTCAGGGAGATACCGGTATGTACAAAATAG
- a CDS encoding 3-isopropylmalate dehydratase large subunit gives MGATIVEKIFSRKCGREIRAGEVVMAPLDGTMIHDITGPLAIQKFYEMGGKKVYDPKRIIMLFDHQIPADSIEAANIHVYMRKFAEEQDIHNYDINEGVCHQVTIEKGRAAPGEIVVGADSHTCMYGAAGAFATGIGSTDMGFALKFGALYFKVPETILAEVSGKFPKRVGAKDLILSIAADIGADGATYKAIQFAGKTISKMDMAGRMTICNMAIEMGAKAGIVAPDKVTWEYMKGRRKMKPFELDSDPDAKFSEKRSYNVSNLEPTVAVPHNVDTGVPVSRVAGTHVNQVFIGSCTNGRFEDLAEAAEVLGKKKFNPKIRVIIIPASRDEYLKTLKAGLIEKFVKAGALVEAPCCGPCMGGAFGLIAPGEISLSTSNRNFKGRQGSTDGKVYLCSPATAAASAITGEITDPREV, from the coding sequence ATGGGAGCGACAATCGTAGAGAAGATATTCTCACGGAAATGTGGCAGGGAAATCCGGGCAGGCGAAGTGGTCATGGCCCCCCTTGACGGGACCATGATTCATGACATTACCGGCCCGCTTGCCATCCAGAAGTTCTACGAGATGGGCGGGAAGAAAGTCTATGACCCAAAGCGCATCATCATGCTCTTTGACCACCAGATTCCCGCAGATTCCATCGAGGCGGCAAACATTCATGTTTACATGCGGAAGTTTGCCGAGGAGCAGGATATCCACAACTACGATATCAACGAAGGGGTCTGCCACCAGGTGACCATCGAGAAGGGCCGGGCAGCACCGGGAGAGATCGTGGTAGGGGCGGATTCCCATACCTGCATGTATGGCGCTGCCGGGGCATTTGCCACGGGAATCGGGTCTACCGACATGGGATTTGCCCTGAAATTTGGTGCCCTCTACTTCAAAGTGCCGGAGACTATCCTCGCAGAGGTTTCGGGAAAGTTCCCAAAGCGCGTCGGGGCAAAGGATCTCATTCTCTCGATTGCAGCAGATATCGGGGCTGACGGGGCAACCTACAAGGCGATCCAGTTCGCCGGCAAGACCATATCGAAGATGGACATGGCAGGACGCATGACCATCTGCAACATGGCAATCGAGATGGGCGCAAAGGCTGGCATCGTTGCACCTGACAAGGTGACGTGGGAGTACATGAAAGGACGCCGGAAAATGAAACCCTTTGAGCTGGACAGCGACCCCGATGCGAAGTTCTCGGAGAAACGTTCCTACAATGTCTCGAACCTCGAGCCGACCGTTGCCGTTCCCCACAACGTGGATACCGGTGTACCGGTCAGCAGGGTTGCCGGCACGCATGTGAACCAGGTCTTCATCGGCTCGTGCACGAACGGGCGGTTCGAGGATCTCGCAGAAGCTGCCGAGGTGCTCGGGAAAAAGAAGTTCAACCCGAAGATCCGGGTCATCATTATCCCGGCATCCCGGGATGAGTACCTGAAAACCCTCAAGGCAGGACTCATCGAGAAGTTCGTGAAGGCCGGTGCTCTCGTGGAGGCCCCGTGCTGCGGGCCATGCATGGGCGGGGCGTTCGGCCTGATAGCCCCCGGCGAGATCTCGCTCTCGACCTCGAACCGGAACTTCAAGGGGCGGCAGGGAAGCACCGATGGAAAGGTCTACCTCTGCTCCCCGGCGACAGCGGCTGCGAGTGCGATCACGGGCGAGATCACCGACCCGAGGGAGGTCTGA